In the genome of Prosthecobacter algae, one region contains:
- a CDS encoding Gfo/Idh/MocA family oxidoreductase → MTRRHFITTASALAATSAFAAEPRLRIGQIGTTHSHAGGKMSALRSLKDLWEVVGVTEPDASLHTSVKESAIYGGLPLLPEEELLAAPGLKAVVVETRVEASCAVALRCLQAGKHIHLDKPGALGHAEFKAMRLEAEKRGLTVQMGYMLRYNPAFELLFKAVREGWLGEITEIDAAMGKLADAATRKDIGSLPGGGMFELGCHVMDIIVTLLGKPEAVQPFSTPNGSDGVKDNQMAVLQYPKATAVVRCNHTDPFGGPRRRFNVTGTEGTLEIVPLESGKVNLSLKQPRGAYKKGSQSFQMEVPKGRYDLEFVDLAKVVRGEKSLAWNAAHDIALHETVLKAAGVWEKP, encoded by the coding sequence ATGACCCGCCGCCACTTCATCACCACCGCCTCCGCCTTGGCCGCCACTTCGGCTTTCGCTGCCGAGCCCCGCTTGCGCATCGGCCAGATCGGCACCACTCATTCTCATGCCGGCGGCAAGATGAGCGCCCTGCGCAGCCTCAAAGACCTGTGGGAGGTGGTGGGTGTGACGGAGCCTGATGCCTCCCTGCATACTTCGGTGAAGGAATCAGCCATTTACGGAGGACTGCCACTTTTGCCTGAGGAGGAACTGCTGGCCGCGCCGGGGTTGAAGGCGGTCGTGGTGGAGACCCGTGTGGAGGCTTCCTGTGCGGTGGCTTTGCGCTGTCTTCAGGCAGGCAAGCACATCCATTTGGACAAACCCGGAGCGTTGGGTCATGCCGAGTTCAAAGCCATGCGCTTGGAGGCCGAAAAGCGCGGTCTCACCGTCCAGATGGGCTACATGCTGCGTTACAATCCGGCCTTTGAGTTGCTTTTTAAAGCGGTCCGCGAGGGCTGGCTGGGCGAGATTACGGAGATCGATGCTGCTATGGGCAAGCTGGCGGATGCCGCTACGCGCAAGGACATCGGCTCGCTGCCGGGAGGCGGGATGTTTGAACTCGGCTGCCATGTCATGGACATCATCGTCACCCTGCTGGGCAAGCCGGAAGCTGTGCAGCCTTTTTCGACCCCGAATGGCAGCGATGGGGTGAAGGACAATCAGATGGCCGTTTTGCAGTATCCGAAGGCCACGGCGGTGGTGCGCTGCAATCACACTGATCCTTTTGGTGGACCGCGTCGCCGCTTCAATGTGACGGGAACGGAGGGAACCCTGGAGATCGTGCCACTGGAGTCGGGCAAGGTGAATCTCTCGCTGAAACAACCACGAGGAGCTTATAAAAAAGGCAGCCAATCCTTCCAAATGGAAGTGCCCAAAGGCCGGTATGATCTTGAGTTTGTGGATCTCGCGAAGGTTGTTCGTGGCGAGAAATCCTTGGCCTGGAATGCCGCGCATGACATCGCCCTGCATGAAACCGTTTTGAAAGCAGCAGGGGTTTGGGAAAAGCCTTAG
- a CDS encoding zinc metallopeptidase: MLAIFIVILLLCFGVCQWAAGRYAQVTEEGMKERAPTAHTGAEMVKLFLAYEGVTDVEIVEHEGIASDYFDPRRRRLFLQPRVARGTSMGAWAIALHEAAHALQTEEALGDLKWRQTVIRLNRYGPFFGLLGVVGMIFLRFPPRFAVAGLVAICVMLLLLNIGTLAVEYNANARVRLFLEKHLQRFPDAQDRLLSHLSRVALKEVGDLLRSPRYFFLSALPGSGKIRPAKPTDES; encoded by the coding sequence ATGCTTGCGATTTTCATCGTCATCCTGCTCCTGTGCTTCGGCGTCTGCCAGTGGGCAGCGGGCCGATATGCCCAGGTGACGGAGGAGGGGATGAAGGAGCGGGCACCCACCGCACATACGGGGGCGGAGATGGTGAAGCTGTTCCTCGCCTATGAAGGTGTGACCGATGTGGAGATCGTCGAGCACGAAGGCATAGCATCTGATTATTTTGATCCGCGCCGCCGTCGCCTGTTTTTGCAGCCTCGGGTCGCCCGTGGCACCTCCATGGGGGCCTGGGCCATCGCTCTGCATGAGGCCGCCCATGCTCTGCAAACGGAAGAGGCCCTGGGGGACCTGAAATGGCGGCAGACGGTGATCCGGCTGAACCGCTATGGCCCCTTCTTTGGTCTTCTGGGAGTGGTGGGTATGATTTTCCTTCGTTTCCCACCTCGCTTCGCAGTGGCTGGGCTGGTCGCTATCTGTGTCATGCTGCTGCTGCTGAACATCGGCACCCTGGCAGTGGAGTACAATGCCAATGCCCGCGTGCGGCTGTTCTTGGAAAAGCATCTTCAGCGCTTTCCTGATGCCCAGGATCGTCTCCTGTCCCATCTCTCCCGTGTAGCCCTGAAGGAGGTGGGAGACCTGCTGCGCTCCCCCCGCTACTTCTTTCTCAGCGCCCTGCCGGGCAGTGGCAAGATCCGCCCGGCGAAGCCCACCGACGAATCGTGA
- the miaB gene encoding tRNA (N6-isopentenyl adenosine(37)-C2)-methylthiotransferase MiaB has translation MPRVHIKTYGCQMNERDTEQVSQMFVERGYTMTATDTDADVVLINTCSVRDQAEQKAIGKMGMVRRRRVPLVTGFMGCMAQSRGSELVEKTKVDLVVGTQKYHRVVEYVDEIIRAKEAKMMDEERFSIVDIEEEQASQNAIRDHTLKENQGSAFVSIMQGCNMKCTFCIVPYTRGSERGRPIADITEEVRRLADKGVKEVTLLGQIVNLYGRHEFPAVDGKSPFVQLLEAVHEVPGIQRIRFTSPHPIGYKKDLIEAFTYLPKLAEHVHLPVQSGSDEILKRMHRPYTSAKFTDLVERIRAARPGIAVTTDVIVGFPGETEEHYLQTRELFDKLKFENAFVFRYSKRRGTPAAEMDDAIQLSEQVKEARNQDLLALVNKHAWTKYEELLGQEVEILCEGTSKTNESRLMGRTRTNKIVVFEGNPERHIGEIFNVRISHYENFTLYGDVVTRE, from the coding sequence ATGCCCCGAGTTCACATCAAGACCTACGGCTGCCAGATGAACGAACGCGATACCGAGCAAGTATCGCAGATGTTCGTCGAGCGCGGCTACACCATGACCGCCACGGATACCGATGCGGACGTGGTGCTGATCAATACCTGCTCCGTGCGCGACCAGGCAGAACAGAAGGCCATCGGCAAAATGGGGATGGTGCGCCGCCGCCGCGTGCCCCTCGTCACCGGATTCATGGGCTGCATGGCGCAAAGCCGTGGCAGTGAGCTGGTGGAGAAAACCAAGGTGGACCTCGTGGTGGGCACCCAAAAATACCACCGCGTGGTTGAGTATGTGGATGAAATCATCCGGGCCAAAGAAGCCAAGATGATGGACGAAGAACGCTTCTCCATCGTGGACATTGAGGAGGAGCAGGCCAGCCAAAACGCCATCCGCGACCACACCCTCAAGGAAAACCAAGGCTCCGCCTTCGTCAGCATCATGCAGGGCTGCAACATGAAGTGCACCTTCTGCATCGTGCCCTACACCCGTGGCAGCGAGCGCGGCCGCCCCATCGCAGACATCACCGAAGAAGTGCGCCGCCTCGCCGACAAAGGCGTGAAGGAAGTCACCTTGTTAGGCCAGATCGTGAACCTCTATGGCCGTCACGAATTCCCAGCAGTGGATGGTAAAAGCCCCTTCGTGCAGCTTCTGGAAGCCGTGCATGAGGTGCCGGGCATCCAGCGCATCCGCTTCACCAGCCCCCACCCAATTGGCTACAAGAAGGACCTCATTGAAGCCTTCACCTACCTGCCCAAGCTGGCCGAGCATGTCCATCTGCCCGTGCAGAGTGGCAGTGATGAGATCCTGAAAAGGATGCATCGCCCTTACACTTCCGCCAAATTCACCGATCTGGTGGAACGCATCCGCGCCGCCCGGCCGGGCATCGCTGTGACCACGGATGTGATCGTCGGCTTCCCCGGCGAGACTGAGGAGCATTACCTGCAAACGCGCGAGCTTTTCGACAAACTGAAGTTTGAGAACGCCTTTGTCTTCCGCTACTCCAAGCGCCGTGGCACCCCAGCGGCTGAAATGGACGATGCCATCCAGCTCAGCGAACAGGTGAAAGAAGCGCGCAACCAAGACCTGCTGGCCCTGGTGAACAAACACGCCTGGACCAAGTATGAAGAACTGCTGGGCCAGGAGGTGGAAATCCTCTGCGAGGGCACCAGCAAGACGAATGAAAGCCGTCTCATGGGGCGAACACGCACGAACAAGATCGTGGTTTTTGAAGGCAACCCAGAACGCCACATCGGTGAGATTTTCAATGTGCGCATCAGCCACTATGAAAACTTCACACTCTATGGCGATGTGGTGACGCGGGAATAA
- the uvrA gene encoding excinuclease ABC subunit UvrA translates to MPKKPAAKSPASQAASDVIQVRGAWQNNLRGIDLDLPLGKLCVVTGPSGSGKSSLAFDTIYAEGQRRYVETFSPYTRQFFERMDKPKVDAIHGIPPAIAIEQVNNIRSTRSTVGTITEINDYLKMLFPRLAEGQCPECHRPVKPETPESIQHELMAVHAGKQALVCFGVPVPKDTQVGDFFPFLQSQGYLRVWLYGESIRTDEPEAMKGRKLPAVALIIQDRLPLEPNQKSRLSEAIEAALRLGKGQMTVVLGSETLSFSTDWRCADCDIQIPAPTPGLFSFNSPIGACPTCKGFGRTLGLDLRKAMPDESLSIRGGLVRAFTGSTYRESQDDLERAAKKKGVDLDTSFCDLPEAQQKWIIEGAGTDPEEAWQNGEWYGVKGFFRWLESRAYKMHVRIFLSRFRAYTTCMDCDGGRLKKDAYNFRIAGRTIADLWNLPVVELLPFAQSWPVTPGDNATQMLRDEICGRLSYLERAGLGYIHLDRQTRTLSGGELQRVNLTTCLGASLVNTLFVLDEPSIGLHPRDIGRLIGVMEGLRDKGNTLLVVEHEESVMRAADHVIEIGPGRGDKGGYLVYDGPLEGLEKKVGSLTADYLTGRKRIPVPAVRRPVNPPGAEPSPVSAKSRKGVAKAEIGTTSFLSITGARQNNLKNLNVDIPLGVFCCITGVSGSGKSTLVHEVLFRNLQRLRGEVSEDEPGRVRSITGHEKITQVIMVDQSPLARTPRSTPAVYVGAFDAIRALFAESEDAKAQGVTPGFFSFNSGEGRCERCMGNGFEKIEMQFLSDLYVTCPECEGKRYQPHALKIQLHGKSIHDVLGMTVEESSEWFSKMEAPASGGTGRADASFIRKARQVGEQLAILVEAGLGYLKLGQPLNTLSGGEAQRLKLVGHLIENASEKGESGTSLLLLDEPTTGLHFDDIALLVKLLQRLVEEGNSLLVIEHNVDVIQCADWVIDLGPDGGSQGGQLVVAGTPEVVAACEASWTGKYLAEKFGQGRTVARAAEQAAAYATRKAAPRESLAANAISIRGAREHNLKNISLDIPRDQFVVVTGLSGSGKSSLAFDLVFAEGQRRFLDSMSVYARTFVEQMEKPEVDVISGVPPTVAIEQRISRGGGKSTVATVTEVYHFLRLLFAKLGTQYCPKCDVPVQKQSLSAITQTVVDRAKKGPLQILAPLIKARKGFHTDVAEAAAKQGIEMLLVDGQFRETANFKRLERFKEHSIDAVVGQVKKGASAIELRPLLEKALKMGKGTVKLWLPGNTSQVLSTEMSCPKCDLSFEELDPRLFSFNSPHGWCRTCRGFGFKVSSHGATPRRDDISKLEAEMEEERRLSRGADDDEEDNERVLCLECHGSRLNETARYVRLQDFTVPHLNAQSAIEAAESVKKLKFEGTEGIIARDIMKEIEQRLHFMKEVGLGYLQLNRSADTLSGGEAQRIRLAAQLGSNLRGVLYVLDEPTIGLHPRDNERLLDTLVALRDKGNSLLVVEHDDDTMRRADTIIDLGPGAGHFGGEVISQGNLAHILKDKKSVTGQGLRHPFKHPLLGKRRALPALKSKDGWLKINRAHANNLKDINVQIPVGRLTVITGVSGSGKSTFLHQVLFPGMKALLSKEKKRKSPDQPWDSITGADQFGFVYEVDQSPIGKTSRSCPATYVGVLDDIRKLFAQVPVARARGYDAGRFSFNTEGGRCEACQGNGNVKVEMNFLPTTRVHCEICNGLRFNSATMEIEYNGKNIGQVLKMSITEAAEFFAHQQRIARPLQLLADTGVGYLQLGQPSPTLSGGEAQRIKLVTELSGGVSRSATEKIRGLKNMKKNLYLIEEPTIGLHMTDVGRLIDILHRLVDDGHTVVVIEHHPDIFAEADYIIDIGPEAGAEGGELVAAGTPEEVAKHKVSRTAPFLKRILGL, encoded by the coding sequence ATGCCGAAGAAACCTGCCGCCAAGTCTCCTGCTTCCCAAGCCGCCAGCGATGTCATCCAGGTCCGTGGGGCCTGGCAGAACAACTTGCGAGGGATTGATTTGGATCTGCCCTTGGGAAAACTCTGTGTCGTCACGGGTCCAAGCGGCTCGGGCAAGTCCTCCCTCGCCTTCGACACGATCTATGCTGAGGGCCAGCGCCGGTATGTGGAGACCTTCTCCCCTTACACGCGCCAGTTCTTTGAGCGCATGGACAAACCGAAGGTGGATGCCATCCACGGCATCCCCCCGGCGATTGCCATTGAGCAGGTGAACAACATCCGCTCCACCCGCAGCACCGTGGGCACCATCACGGAGATCAATGACTACTTGAAGATGCTGTTTCCCCGGCTGGCCGAAGGGCAGTGCCCCGAGTGCCATCGCCCGGTGAAGCCGGAAACGCCAGAAAGCATCCAGCATGAGCTGATGGCCGTCCATGCGGGCAAACAGGCCCTCGTTTGTTTTGGTGTGCCCGTGCCGAAGGACACCCAGGTGGGCGACTTTTTCCCTTTCCTCCAAAGCCAGGGTTACCTGCGTGTCTGGCTTTACGGCGAATCCATCCGCACGGATGAGCCTGAGGCGATGAAGGGACGCAAGCTGCCCGCCGTGGCCCTCATCATTCAGGACCGTCTGCCCCTGGAGCCTAACCAAAAGTCGCGCCTCAGCGAAGCCATTGAGGCAGCCCTGCGTCTGGGCAAGGGCCAGATGACGGTCGTGCTGGGTAGCGAGACGTTGTCTTTTTCCACCGACTGGCGCTGTGCGGACTGTGATATCCAGATTCCTGCGCCTACACCGGGCCTGTTTTCCTTTAACAGCCCCATCGGGGCCTGCCCCACCTGCAAGGGCTTTGGCCGTACGCTGGGACTGGACCTACGCAAGGCCATGCCGGATGAATCGCTGAGCATCCGTGGTGGGCTGGTGCGGGCCTTTACCGGCAGTACCTATCGTGAGAGCCAGGATGACCTGGAACGTGCGGCCAAAAAGAAAGGGGTGGATCTCGACACCTCGTTCTGCGACCTGCCTGAGGCGCAGCAGAAGTGGATTATTGAAGGAGCCGGCACGGACCCTGAAGAGGCCTGGCAAAATGGCGAATGGTATGGCGTGAAGGGATTTTTCAGGTGGCTGGAAAGCCGCGCCTACAAGATGCATGTGCGCATCTTCCTCAGTCGTTTTCGCGCCTACACCACCTGCATGGACTGTGACGGTGGCCGCCTGAAAAAAGACGCCTACAACTTCCGCATCGCGGGCCGCACCATCGCCGATCTGTGGAACCTGCCTGTCGTTGAACTGCTGCCTTTTGCCCAGAGCTGGCCAGTCACCCCTGGGGACAATGCCACCCAGATGCTACGCGATGAAATCTGTGGCCGTCTCAGCTACCTGGAGCGCGCAGGCCTGGGCTACATCCATCTGGATCGGCAGACCCGCACGTTAAGCGGTGGTGAGCTGCAACGGGTCAACCTGACCACCTGTTTGGGGGCTTCGCTGGTGAACACCCTTTTCGTTCTTGATGAGCCAAGCATCGGCCTGCACCCGCGTGACATCGGCCGTCTCATCGGCGTTATGGAAGGGCTGCGCGACAAGGGCAACACGCTCCTAGTCGTGGAGCATGAAGAGTCAGTCATGCGTGCGGCAGATCATGTCATCGAGATCGGTCCGGGCCGTGGCGACAAGGGCGGGTACTTGGTCTATGATGGCCCGTTGGAAGGCCTGGAGAAGAAGGTCGGTTCCTTGACGGCGGATTACCTGACTGGTCGTAAACGCATTCCCGTCCCCGCCGTACGACGCCCCGTGAATCCCCCGGGGGCTGAGCCATCACCTGTCTCGGCTAAGTCGCGGAAAGGCGTAGCCAAGGCCGAGATTGGGACAACCTCGTTTCTTTCGATCACGGGTGCCCGGCAGAACAACCTGAAGAACCTCAATGTGGACATTCCCTTGGGCGTGTTCTGCTGCATCACGGGTGTCTCCGGCTCCGGCAAAAGCACACTCGTTCATGAAGTCCTGTTCCGGAATCTCCAGCGTCTGCGTGGTGAAGTCAGTGAGGATGAACCAGGCCGTGTGCGCTCCATCACAGGCCATGAAAAGATCACCCAGGTGATCATGGTGGACCAGTCGCCGCTTGCCCGTACCCCGCGCAGCACACCGGCTGTTTATGTGGGGGCGTTTGATGCCATCCGCGCCCTCTTTGCCGAAAGCGAAGATGCCAAGGCCCAGGGAGTGACCCCAGGGTTTTTCTCCTTCAACTCGGGCGAAGGCCGCTGCGAACGCTGCATGGGCAATGGCTTTGAGAAGATCGAGATGCAGTTCCTCAGCGACTTGTACGTCACCTGCCCGGAGTGCGAAGGGAAGCGTTACCAGCCCCACGCACTGAAGATTCAGCTTCACGGCAAAAGCATCCACGATGTCCTCGGCATGACAGTGGAGGAGTCCTCGGAATGGTTCTCCAAGATGGAGGCTCCGGCTTCGGGCGGGACTGGGCGCGCCGATGCTTCATTCATTCGCAAAGCCCGCCAGGTCGGTGAACAGCTCGCCATTCTCGTCGAGGCCGGTCTCGGTTACCTTAAACTGGGGCAGCCTCTGAACACCCTCTCTGGTGGTGAAGCACAACGTCTTAAGCTCGTCGGCCACCTGATCGAAAACGCTTCTGAAAAAGGCGAATCGGGCACTTCGCTGTTGCTATTGGACGAGCCCACAACAGGGCTGCATTTTGATGACATCGCCTTGCTGGTGAAGTTGCTTCAACGCCTTGTGGAGGAAGGGAACAGCCTGCTGGTCATCGAGCACAATGTGGATGTCATCCAGTGCGCCGACTGGGTCATTGACCTGGGTCCAGATGGGGGATCTCAGGGTGGCCAATTGGTTGTGGCGGGCACGCCTGAAGTGGTGGCCGCCTGCGAAGCTTCCTGGACCGGCAAGTATCTGGCGGAAAAATTCGGGCAGGGCAGGACGGTAGCACGGGCGGCTGAACAGGCGGCGGCGTATGCCACCCGCAAAGCTGCCCCAAGAGAGTCCCTCGCCGCCAATGCCATCAGCATTCGCGGAGCGCGGGAGCACAATCTCAAAAACATCTCGCTCGATATTCCGCGTGACCAGTTTGTGGTCGTCACAGGCCTTAGCGGCAGCGGCAAATCATCCCTCGCCTTTGACCTCGTGTTTGCCGAGGGGCAACGCCGTTTCCTAGACAGCATGTCCGTCTATGCACGCACCTTTGTGGAGCAGATGGAAAAGCCGGAGGTGGATGTCATCAGCGGCGTGCCGCCGACGGTGGCCATCGAGCAACGCATCTCTCGCGGCGGAGGCAAATCCACCGTGGCCACGGTGACCGAGGTTTATCACTTCCTTCGTCTGCTGTTTGCCAAGCTGGGCACGCAATACTGCCCCAAGTGCGATGTGCCCGTGCAGAAGCAGAGCCTCAGCGCCATCACTCAGACGGTGGTGGACCGCGCTAAAAAAGGCCCGTTGCAGATCCTGGCTCCGCTCATCAAGGCGCGCAAAGGCTTCCATACCGATGTGGCCGAAGCAGCGGCCAAGCAGGGCATCGAGATGCTCCTGGTGGATGGTCAGTTCCGTGAGACAGCGAATTTTAAGCGGTTGGAACGGTTCAAGGAGCACAGCATTGATGCCGTGGTCGGCCAAGTGAAAAAAGGCGCATCGGCCATTGAGCTGCGACCGCTTTTGGAAAAGGCCCTGAAGATGGGGAAGGGCACCGTTAAACTCTGGCTGCCTGGGAACACCTCACAGGTCCTCAGCACGGAGATGAGCTGCCCGAAGTGCGACCTCTCCTTTGAGGAGCTGGACCCTCGCCTGTTCTCCTTCAACAGCCCGCACGGCTGGTGCCGCACCTGCCGTGGTTTCGGTTTTAAGGTCTCATCACACGGTGCCACACCAAGGCGGGATGACATCTCGAAACTGGAGGCTGAAATGGAGGAGGAGCGCCGCCTTTCACGTGGAGCGGATGACGATGAGGAAGATAACGAGCGGGTGCTCTGCCTGGAATGTCACGGCTCACGCCTGAATGAAACGGCACGCTACGTTCGCCTGCAGGACTTTACGGTGCCACACCTCAATGCTCAGTCGGCCATTGAGGCGGCGGAGTCGGTGAAGAAGCTGAAGTTCGAGGGCACGGAAGGCATCATTGCGCGTGACATCATGAAGGAGATCGAGCAGCGCCTGCACTTCATGAAGGAAGTGGGGCTGGGGTACCTTCAGCTCAACCGTAGCGCTGACACCCTCAGTGGTGGCGAGGCCCAGCGCATCCGCCTGGCGGCCCAGCTTGGCAGTAACCTGCGCGGCGTGCTTTACGTGCTGGATGAGCCCACCATCGGCCTGCACCCACGCGACAACGAACGTCTGCTGGACACGCTTGTGGCGCTGCGTGACAAGGGGAATTCTCTGCTGGTGGTGGAGCATGATGATGACACCATGCGCCGTGCAGACACCATCATTGATCTGGGGCCAGGTGCCGGGCATTTTGGTGGCGAAGTCATTTCCCAGGGAAATCTGGCCCACATCCTCAAGGATAAAAAAAGCGTCACGGGGCAGGGGCTACGGCATCCGTTCAAGCATCCCTTGTTAGGTAAACGTCGTGCCTTGCCGGCGTTGAAAAGCAAGGACGGCTGGCTGAAGATCAATCGTGCCCATGCCAATAACCTGAAGGACATCAATGTTCAGATTCCTGTGGGCCGTCTCACAGTGATCACGGGCGTCAGCGGCAGTGGGAAAAGCACCTTCCTTCATCAGGTGCTTTTTCCTGGGATGAAAGCGCTCTTGAGCAAGGAGAAGAAACGCAAGTCACCCGACCAGCCTTGGGATTCCATCACCGGGGCGGACCAGTTCGGCTTTGTCTATGAGGTAGATCAGTCTCCCATCGGCAAGACCTCACGCTCATGCCCGGCCACCTATGTGGGGGTGCTGGATGACATCCGCAAACTTTTCGCCCAGGTCCCCGTGGCCCGTGCAAGGGGATATGACGCGGGGCGGTTTTCCTTCAATACCGAGGGTGGTCGCTGTGAGGCCTGCCAGGGCAATGGCAATGTGAAGGTGGAGATGAACTTCCTCCCCACCACACGGGTGCATTGCGAGATCTGCAACGGCCTGCGCTTCAACTCCGCCACCATGGAGATCGAATACAATGGCAAAAACATCGGCCAGGTGCTGAAGATGAGCATCACTGAGGCGGCCGAGTTCTTTGCCCACCAGCAGCGCATCGCACGACCTTTGCAGCTTCTGGCGGATACCGGCGTGGGCTACTTGCAGTTAGGCCAGCCCAGCCCCACCCTCAGCGGCGGGGAGGCTCAGCGCATCAAGCTGGTGACGGAACTCAGCGGTGGTGTTTCGCGCTCGGCCACGGAGAAAATTCGCGGGCTGAAGAACATGAAGAAGAACCTCTACCTCATTGAGGAGCCGACTATCGGCCTGCACATGACGGATGTGGGCCGCCTTATTGATATCCTTCACCGGCTGGTGGACGATGGCCACACGGTGGTCGTGATCGAGCATCACCCGGATATCTTTGCCGAAGCCGATTACATCATTGATATCGGCCCTGAAGCGGGTGCTGAAGGAGGTGAGCTCGTGGCCGCAGGAACACCGGAGGAAGTGGCTAAACACAAGGTCAGTCGCACGGCTCCTTTCCTGAAAAGGATCCTGGGCCTGTAA
- a CDS encoding C39 family peptidase, translating to MDFKRENKGLNSIVDLLMKFLIKTGNMIRVLLIVTGMLLGIYGPSCQAAPPLPIDLDPAFDFKSSEPVSYSKLEALLAPLIKERRISERTDPVSGHSQNVTWHLEGNRLRTTLFGGTFEPAYMHLQLKGSKVVSCSFRARIKGDLIPVFEAVSSKLEEVIGAKPEVGENSIYWKRDSFVARLYGNSSSSRQKDGSMEFEIDFIGMNLTRMPGVKPTESITIAPRVVVEADLDYLMNFSELWRCTPDEFEQKYRPKVVGQQAESPQFEWLNVEKSRARFLRKISTNVDVVLTLFGKSVPVEEVVVEFMDGRAARATLSFYSQGTSKGIPLTDFTNTFRNVGANLGRVLNVSPSNLSASVGQTVKTVSWGWKTAHGIAMLEHNDYAASGPAGKPEFMRLKVAAPDQGDWIMGRLTGGVQPTGLAKKITATPEGDVYVLGVPMVDQGSEGYSEIACCQRLFEFMQIPFDKRQFTQLSRVAPLGAKNGASMHYFLGKVDDTFKVALKTHIDPKQLMNNSGDGKRRVSQRQFSLLIKQYVDKGIPLIWALELGRFPEEPPLPAEGQTTGGHMRLIIGYNTETNQILFSDSWGAGHELKRMGETEGYEATLGVYTLSSSGL from the coding sequence GTGGATTTCAAGCGTGAGAACAAGGGTTTGAATTCAATTGTTGACCTTTTAATGAAATTCCTAATAAAAACCGGGAATATGATTCGGGTGTTATTAATAGTGACGGGGATGCTTTTGGGAATTTACGGGCCGTCTTGTCAGGCTGCCCCTCCCCTGCCGATTGATCTTGATCCGGCTTTTGACTTTAAATCTTCTGAGCCAGTGTCTTACAGCAAGCTGGAAGCTCTGTTGGCTCCTCTGATCAAAGAACGCCGCATCTCAGAAAGGACAGATCCCGTGTCGGGACACAGCCAAAACGTCACTTGGCATCTCGAGGGCAATCGACTTCGCACGACTCTTTTTGGAGGGACATTTGAGCCTGCATATATGCATTTGCAGCTTAAAGGTTCGAAGGTTGTTTCATGCTCTTTCAGGGCCCGGATCAAAGGAGATTTAATCCCTGTTTTTGAGGCTGTTTCTAGCAAATTGGAGGAAGTTATTGGTGCCAAACCTGAGGTCGGTGAGAACAGTATTTATTGGAAGCGGGATTCTTTTGTCGCTCGCCTATATGGTAATTCCAGTTCTTCAAGGCAGAAGGATGGCAGCATGGAGTTTGAGATCGATTTCATTGGCATGAATTTGACTCGCATGCCTGGGGTGAAACCGACGGAAAGCATCACCATCGCACCCCGTGTAGTCGTGGAGGCTGATCTGGACTACCTCATGAATTTCTCTGAGTTGTGGCGCTGCACACCGGATGAATTTGAACAGAAATACCGCCCGAAGGTTGTTGGGCAGCAGGCTGAATCTCCGCAGTTTGAATGGCTCAATGTAGAGAAGAGCAGAGCGAGGTTTTTGCGCAAAATCTCCACGAATGTGGATGTAGTTTTGACCCTCTTTGGCAAGTCCGTGCCAGTGGAAGAGGTCGTGGTGGAATTCATGGATGGCCGTGCCGCCAGGGCCACCCTCTCGTTTTACAGCCAGGGCACTTCGAAGGGGATTCCATTAACCGACTTCACGAATACCTTTAGAAACGTTGGCGCAAACCTGGGACGGGTCTTGAATGTGTCTCCATCCAATCTATCGGCTTCTGTTGGTCAAACCGTCAAAACCGTGAGCTGGGGGTGGAAGACTGCCCATGGCATCGCCATGCTGGAGCACAATGATTACGCCGCCAGTGGTCCAGCAGGGAAGCCGGAGTTTATGCGCTTGAAAGTGGCTGCGCCAGATCAAGGGGACTGGATCATGGGTCGTCTGACTGGCGGCGTGCAGCCCACGGGACTGGCAAAAAAAATTACGGCGACGCCTGAGGGTGATGTCTATGTTTTGGGGGTGCCGATGGTGGATCAGGGGAGCGAAGGCTACAGTGAGATTGCCTGCTGCCAGCGCTTGTTTGAATTCATGCAGATCCCTTTTGATAAGCGCCAGTTTACCCAACTGAGCCGTGTGGCACCGCTAGGAGCGAAGAATGGCGCGTCTATGCATTACTTCCTGGGCAAAGTGGACGACACTTTCAAAGTAGCCCTCAAAACGCACATTGATCCTAAGCAGTTGATGAATAACTCCGGAGACGGCAAGCGCCGGGTCTCCCAGCGCCAGTTTTCCCTGCTGATCAAACAATACGTGGACAAGGGGATTCCGCTGATCTGGGCGCTGGAATTGGGTCGCTTCCCTGAGGAGCCCCCGCTGCCAGCAGAGGGGCAAACCACCGGTGGGCACATGCGCCTGATCATCGGCTACAACACAGAGACAAACCAAATTCTGTTCAGCGACTCCTGGGGTGCTGGGCACGAGCTCAAACGCATGGGCGAAACAGAAGGATATGAAGCAACCCTGGGGGTGTATACCCTGTCTTCGTCCGGGTTGTGA